In Palaeococcus ferrophilus DSM 13482, the genomic window CCCCTCGAGGAGCTTCTCCCTCAAACTATCCTCATCGTCCCTCGCTATTCCAAGGAAAAACGCCTCACCCCCGAGTTCCCTGATTGCATCCGTTATGGCCCTCCCGTTGATGTCGTAAATACTTCCCGGCCTGAGCTCCTCGCCAGGGAGGATAATCTCATTCCCCGTGCTTATCACCGCCACCCTCGGCCTCCTGAAGACCCTGACCTTCTCATAACCAAGCGCCGAAAGGAGGGCCGTGTCTTTGAAGGTGAGCCTTTTCGGGGCTTTGAGAACCACCGCCCCCTTGGCTATGTCAGTTCCGGCCTTCATCACGCCCGCCTGGGGATAGTAGGGCTTGTAGATGAGAACCTCGTCGCCTTCAACCTCAACCTCCTCGAGCATGGCCACGGCATCCGCTCCCAGAGGAAGCGGCGCCCCTGTGGAGATTCCCACTGTTTGGCCCTTCTCGAGCTTTATCTCGGGGATATCCCCCGCGTTTATCTGGCCGACGAGCTTTAGCCTCACGGGCTCGCTCTCGCTCGCCATGAAGGTATCTTCCGCTCTGAGCGCGTAGCCGTCAACCGTGGCCCTGTCGAAGGGGGGGACGTCAATCGGCGCCCTAACATCCTCCGCTAGAACCCTCCCAAGGGCCTCCTCAACAGGAACCTCCTCAACCTTCGCCTCAA contains:
- a CDS encoding molybdenum cofactor synthesis domain-containing protein, translating into MGFLKVVSLEEALKVIESFGIEAKVEEVPVEEALGRVLAEDVRAPIDVPPFDRATVDGYALRAEDTFMASESEPVRLKLVGQINAGDIPEIKLEKGQTVGISTGAPLPLGADAVAMLEEVEVEGDEVLIYKPYYPQAGVMKAGTDIAKGAVVLKAPKRLTFKDTALLSALGYEKVRVFRRPRVAVISTGNEIILPGEELRPGSIYDINGRAITDAIRELGGEAFFLGIARDDEDSLREKLLEGLKYDMVILSGGASAGVRDLTSSIIEELGKVHVHGIAIQPGKPTIIGQVDGKPIFGLPGYPTSCLTNFTLLVAPLLRRLLGLSGEKRSVRKRLAHKVFSVKGRRQFLPVRVEGEEAVPILKGSGAITSFVDADGFIEVPETVEILEEGEEVEVFLF